From the Mastacembelus armatus chromosome 14, fMasArm1.2, whole genome shotgun sequence genome, one window contains:
- the LOC113143045 gene encoding PR domain zinc finger protein 15-like, with amino-acid sequence MLLSCWIRSSLPNSLEIREVSDGEEGVFVLHRLVKRTRFGPFEAKRVSHVKKEGAFPLKIFQKNGMVVCFDSSSEEDCNWMMLVRPATDYKHQNLTAYQQDDEVYFNTSQDVLPGTELRVWYGAFYAKKMEKPMLKPPLQPPPSIPDVTSSSAKTETSKKPGAHIHSVTEEDSAGNILSHLDEVKTVTLLPVGLLLPQEKNLVGPEEEVEEEEEGGGPPAPQLAPKTGQSRGRRAKARKPGTTAAASKSKDVKPLIETSGPVASEAAAAAAAAAAAAAAAPPPPPPPPAAAPPPATAPPPAAPPAAAL; translated from the exons ATGCTGCTCTCATGCTGGATCAGGTCGTCTCTACCAAACAGCCTAGAGATCAGGGAGGTTTCTGACGGGGAGGAGGGAGTATTCGTCCTGCACCGGCTGGTCAAGAGAACCCGGTTTGGACCCTTTGAGGCTAAGAGGGTCTCCCACGTAAAGAAGGAAGGAGCATTTCCTCTGAAG ATCTTCCAGAAGAACGGCATGGTGGTGTGTTTTGACTCAAGCAGTGAAGAAGACTGCAACTGGATGATGCTGGTACGACCGGCGACCGACTACAAGCACCAGAATCTGACAGCTTACCAGCAGGATGACGAGGTGTACTTCAACACCTCCCAG GATGTCCTTCCAGGAACAGAGCTGAGGGTCTGGTACGGAGCTTTCTATGCCAAGAAGATGGAGAAGCCCATGCTGAAGCCTCCACTTCAGCCACCTCCATCGATACCGG ATGTGACGTCTTCGTCTGCTAAAACAGAAACCTCAAAGAAACCTGGAGCTCACATACATTCAGTGACTGAAGAAGACAGTGCAG GGAACATTCTGAGTCATCTGGATGAGGTGAAGACTGTGACGTTGCTTCCCGTCGGCCTGCTCCTGCCCCAAGAGAAGAACCTGGTCGGCCCTGAGGaagaagtggaggaggaggaggagggtggtggCCCTCCTGCACCTCAGCTGGCCCCTAAGACAGGGCAGAGCCGAGGGAGAAGAGCCAAGGCACGCAAGCCTGGAACCACAGCTGCTGCAAGCAAAAGtaaag ATGTCAAGCCCTTGATCGAGACCTCAGGGCCAGTAGCTTCAGaggcagcggcagcagcagcagcagcagcagcagcagcagcagcagcaccaccaccaccaccaccaccaccagcagcagcaccaccaccagcaacagcaccaccaccagcagcaccaccagcagcagc GCTGTAG